The Eleutherodactylus coqui strain aEleCoq1 chromosome 6, aEleCoq1.hap1, whole genome shotgun sequence genome window below encodes:
- the ANGPTL7 gene encoding angiopoietin-related protein 7 encodes MNIPYFAYIGFFMLSLAVFPSLSQKAPKKKPPGANGLLKVPGCCEEVKDLKVQIANLSSLLEELTKKQETDWVNVVMQVMKLESNHKQVENRITDAEEKYSEMNNRVDVLQSREQAAQTQTQTTADAIYDCSTLYEKNYKISGVYKMPANSFLGSPEMEVYCDMETHGGGWTLIQRRKVGLTSFNRDWKQYREGFGKIRGDFWLGNENIYRLTRRPTVLRVELEDWEGQVRYAEYAQFSIDNEQNSYRLFLGNYSGSSGRDSLRYHNNTAFSTKDKDNDKCLDDCAGLRKGGYWYNCCTDSNLNGNFYRNGDHNKHSDGISWYGWHGSTYSLKRVEMKIRAQDFQP; translated from the exons ATGAACATCCCATACTTTGCCTATATCGGCTTCTTTATGCTTTCTCTAGCAGTCTTTCCTTCCCTGTCTCAGAAAGCACCCAAGAAAAAGCCCCCTGGTGCTAATGGGCTCCTGAAGGTGCCAGGCTGCTGTGAAGAGGTAAAAGACTTAAAGGTCCAAATCGCCAACCTGAGCAGCTTGCTGGAAGAGCTGACCAAAAAGCAGGAGACGGACTGGGTGAATGTGGTCATGCAGGTGATGAAGCTGGAGAGCAACCACAAGCAGGTGGAAAACCGTATTACCGATGCCGAAGAGAAGTACTCGGAGATGAACAACCGGGTAGACGTCCTGCAATCTCGAGAGCAGGCGGCCCAAACGCAGACCCAGACCACAGCAG ATGCCATTTATGACTGCTCTACTCTTTACGAGAAGAACTACAAGATATCGGGGGTCTACAAGATGCCTGCCAATAGTTTCTTGGGAAGTCCGGAGATGGAA GTGTACTGCGATATGGAGACCCACGGAGGAGGGTGGACGCTGATCCAGAGACGTAAAGTGGGTCTGACCTCATTTAACAGAGACTGGAAGCAGTATCGGGAAGGTTTTGGTAAAATTCGGGGAGACTTCTGGTTAGGAAATGAGAATATCTACCGACTAACTCGCAGACCAACCGTCCTCAGAGTGGAGCTGGAG GATTGGGAGGGACAAGTCCGATACGCAGAGTACGCCCAGTTCTCCATTGATAATGAGCAGAACAGTTACCGCCTCTTCCTGGGCAACTACAGCGGAAGCTCCGGCAGAGACTCTCTGCGCTACCACAACAACACAGCCTTCAGCACCAAGGACAAGGATAACGATAAGTGCCTCGACGACTGCGCCGGGCTGCGTAAAG GTGGCTACTGGTACAACTGCTGCACAGACTCAAATCTCAACGGGAATTTCTACCGCAATGGTGACCACAACAAGCACTCAGATGGCATCAGCTGGTACGGCTGGCATGGGTCCACCTACTCCCTCAAGCGGGTGGAAATGAAGATACGTGCTCAGGACTTCCAGCCATGA